One Dunckerocampus dactyliophorus isolate RoL2022-P2 chromosome 6, RoL_Ddac_1.1, whole genome shotgun sequence genomic window, AACCCGTTCTTAATGTTTGCATTTAATATTCAAATATACCGGTAGTTTTGTGGAACAATATGACATAACAAACTCGCTAGCACTAGCACTTAGAAATGAATGCATCCATTTAACAGATTTAGTGTGTTTGTCTTAATTTTTGCACCAAAACGTCTGCCTTTACAGCAGATAGTTCTGAATTGACCTGAATTAAAGACGACCCTGTATataatatgatttattttattagatCAAAGATAAATAAGAcaacatgcatctttttttgtgtgccaCATGTATAAACTTCTAGACCCCTGAATATTTTGGCGGCTTATACTGGGGTCAGTACAGTAGTTGTGTGGTGTGCTAGCGCTCACACACTGAGGTGCTTCACCTGCCGTCCTATCAAATAGTTTGTGATGGAGCTGACGTTTGCCGAAGCGGCGAAAGGTGTCAACAAGCAGCTGTCTGTGAACATAGAAGACGACTGCCCGAGGTGCGATGGAAAGGGCAATGAACCTGGAACCAAAGTGTCGCACTGCCACTACTGCAACGGCACTGGCATGGTGGGTCGTGCTCACGCCACATAGAACCCTTGTGGTTATTTATAATCATATTTTGTCAACAATGTGCGCTCCCCCTATAGGAGTCGCTGCACACGGGCCCTTTCATGATGCGCACCACGTGTCGGCGCTGCAGTGGCAAGGGCACCATCATAATCACGCCCTGTGTTCTATGCCGGGGCGCGGGTCAGGCCAAGAAGAGGCAAACTGTTACGGTGCCAGTTCCTGCTGGTAGGTTACACTGGGATATAATATGAGAAAGATGGACATTGAGACAATCTCCCACATTTTCATGTGTGATTTGGCCTTGTGGTGTTTCTTTACAGGTGTGGACAACGGGCAGACTGTGCGCATGTCCGTTGGTAGCAAGGAAATCCTCATTACCTTTCGGGTAAGTTAAGTTATGAGTCTATCGTTTATGTAAAGTTAGAAATTTTGAGGTTTTTGTATCCAATACAATGGGACCTATTAGGTCCAGAGGAGCCCTGTGTTCAGGCGGAATGGAACCGATATTCACTCAGACGTGATGATCTCTGTGGCTCAAGCTATCCTGGGGGGCACGGCCACCACACAAGGGCTCTACGAAACCATCCGTATACTTGTGAGTAACAGCATCAAACTGAACATTGTGGCAAATGTCTAACttcacaaattaatgttcctcctttctttttcctttttaaatccAATCCATGTGTTCTGACCACTGCTATCAGGTTCCCGCTGGCTGCCAAGCAGATCAGGTGATCCGGCTACAGGGGAAAGGCATTCGGAGGATGAACAGTTACAGCTATGGTGATCACTACGCTCACATCAAGATAAGAGTGCCCAAGTAAGAGACGCGCTCAACTCTGACCTCACGGCCATCAAACCAGCTCTGAAAGTGGGCAGGAAAATGTCGCTCTCTGTGACAACATTATCACTTATTAACActtatattgcacaacacaccaGCAACAGAACCATTGTTGTAGCGCAAACCAACAATGCAGTGCATGTGGAGGTAGATGAAGCAGATGactgctgaccactcatgactTCAACTCCAGTTAATTATACCACAGGATATCTACAGATGCAGCTATtaatgctaatgtttttttttttacctggcaCTAATTAGAGACCCAGGTCATCCATTGGGGTTTTACTGTGTTGTCTTTTTGTACATGAAAACCAATCCTATCATTCAGTTTTGGTTGTTTGTGTCTACAGGAAGTTGACACGGAAGCAGCGCTCACTGATGCTAAGCTACGCCGAGGAAGAGACGGATGTTCCTGGTACTGTTACTGGTGTCAATCGCTCTACAGGTCAGtttaacctttttttatttatttattttttatgaagcCATTAGGCACAGAGAGAGAGTAAAGATTAgtaaggcaagtttatttatagagcacaatttgtacacaaggtaattcaaagtgcagAAGGGAAACAGAAAAGAAGGAAGATTTCATAAAAgtaatcattctaaaatcattacaagAAATGCCATAAAATTATtctttaaaacatataaaactaaaataagttaaaagtgaagagtgcaaataaaatactttcagttgttaTATGCACAGCTgaatgttttcagcctggatttgaacattggcAATGTTGTGGGTTGTCTCCCATCGTCTGagagactgttccagattttggctgcataaaactgaaacacagcctCGCCGTCTTGAGTCTGCATCCGCAGGAGGCCAcaccctgagcttctcagagctcgagatggttCATTTGACTATAACATGTCAGGGATGTACTTTGGCGCTAGACCATggaaagac contains:
- the LOC129182690 gene encoding dnaJ homolog subfamily A member 3, mitochondrial-like isoform X2, with protein sequence MASSTSRLATHWFTSFVISQINHARIRVVPVRNVALSAAASPAYGGRFAVSKCPNVTADRCLHSSSRCADQQDFYEVLGVARTASQKDIKKAYYQLAKKYHPDTNPDDPEAKEKFAKLAEAYDVLSDELKRKQYDTYGSAGFDPSRASQQQQYRAGSATLDPEELFRKIFGDFTSGFRDVNSMFEQRPEFVMELTFAEAAKGVNKQLSVNIEDDCPRCDGKGNEPGTKVSHCHYCNGTGMESLHTGPFMMRTTCRRCSGKGTIIITPCVLCRGAGQAKKRQTVTVPVPAGVDNGQTVRMSVGSKEILITFRVQRSPVFRRNGTDIHSDVMISVAQAILGGTATTQGLYETIRILVPAGCQADQVIRLQGKGIRRMNSYSYGDHYAHIKIRVPKKLTRKQRSLMLSYAEEETDVPGTVTGVNRSTGGDSASSSSDKTRSSSEGEDKKQHKQEEEGFFSKLKKMFT
- the LOC129182690 gene encoding dnaJ homolog subfamily A member 3, mitochondrial-like isoform X3 — its product is MASSTSRLATHWFTSFVISQINHARIRVVPVRNVALSAAASPAYGGRFAGNLSLWRRHRKTVTLNRQSVSKCPNVTADRCLHSSSRCADQQDFYEVLGVARTASQKDIKKAYYQLAKKYHPDTNPDDPEAKEKFAKLAEAYDVLSDELKRKQYDTYGSAGFDPSRASQQQQYRAGSATLDPEELFRKIFGDFTSGFRDVNSMFEQRPEFVMELTFAEAAKGVNKQLSVNIEDDCPRCDGKGNEPGTKVSHCHYCNGTGMESLHTGPFMMRTTCRRCSGKGTIIITPCVLCRGAGQAKKRQTVTVPVPAGVDNGQTVRMSVGSKEILITFRVQRSPVFRRNGTDIHSDVMISVAQAILGGTATTQGLYETIRILVPAGCQADQVIRLQGKGIRRMNSYSYGDHYAHIKIRVPKKLTRKQRSLMLSYAEEETDVPGTVTGVNRSTVKQTQHGKRRC